DNA from Ictidomys tridecemlineatus isolate mIctTri1 chromosome 12, mIctTri1.hap1, whole genome shotgun sequence:
GAGCGAGCGAGAAGCGAACTAGGGAGCGGCGGGCGGGCGCAGAGCATGCGGAGCGGCGCCCCAGGCGGCCCCCGGACTTGGGCGAAGGCGCGGGCTGGGCACGCAGGCGGCGGGGGCGCGGAGCTGCGCGGGACCCGCGGCCGGCACGAGGACGTACTGCAGTGACTCAGGACTCGCCGGGAGCCAGCGCCGGACCAGGGGGCCCGCCCCTCCCGCCTCTCGGCCTGGACGGCTGGCGGGGAGGCGCCCATGCGGGACTGCGCGGCGCGGTGAGGGCGCGCGCGGGCGGGCGGGGGCGCAGCCGGCACCATGTCCATGCTGCCCACCTTTGGCTTCACGCAGGAGCAAGTGGCGTGCGTGTGCGAGGTGCTGCAGCAGGGCGGCAACATTGAGCGGCTGGGCCGCTTCCTGTGGTCGCTGCCCGCCTGCGAGCACCTCCACAAGAATGAAAGCGTGCTCAAGGCCAAGGCCGTGGTGGCTTTCCACCGCGGCAACTTCCGCGAGCTCTACAAGATCCTGGAGAGCCACCAGTTCTCGCCACACAACCACGCCAAGCTACAGCAGCTATGGCTCAAGGCCCACTACATCGAGGCGGAGAAGCTGCGTGGCCGGCCGTTGGGCGCTGTGGGCAAATACCGCGTGCGACGCAAGTTCCCGCTGCCGCGCTCCATCTGGGACGGCGAGGAGACCAGCTACTGCTTCAAGGAAAAGAGTCGCAGCGTGTTGCGAGAGTGGTACGCTCACAACCCCTACCCGTCACCCCGAGAGAAGCGCGAGCTGGCGGAGGCCACAGGCCTCACCACCACGCAGGTCAGCAACTGGTTCAAGAACCGGCGGCAGCGCGA
Protein-coding regions in this window:
- the Six2 gene encoding homeobox protein SIX2 isoform X2 is translated as MSMLPTFGFTQEQVACVCEVLQQGGNIERLGRFLWSLPACEHLHKNESVLKAKAVVAFHRGNFRELYKILESHQFSPHNHAKLQQLWLKAHYIEAEKLRGRPLGAVGKYRVRRKFPLPRSIWDGEETSYCFKEKSRSVLREWYAHNPYPSPREKRELAEATGLTTTQVSNWFKNRRQRDRAAEAKERENSENSNSNSHNPLASSLNGSGKSVLGSSEDEKTPSGTPDHSSSSPALLLSPPPPPGLPSLHSLGHPPGPSAVPVPVPGGGGADPLQHHHGLQDSILNPMSANLVDLGS
- the Six2 gene encoding homeobox protein SIX2 isoform X1; its protein translation is MSMLPTFGFTQEQVACVCEVLQQGGNIERLGRFLWSLPACEHLHKNESVLKAKAVVAFHRGNFRELYKILESHQFSPHNHAKLQQLWLKAHYIEAEKLRGRPLGAVGKYRVRRKFPLPRSIWDGEETSYCFKEKSRSVLREWYAHNPYPSPREKRELAEATGLTTTQVSNWFKNRRQRDRAAEAKERYEENSENSNSNSHNPLASSLNGSGKSVLGSSEDEKTPSGTPDHSSSSPALLLSPPPPPGLPSLHSLGHPPGPSAVPVPVPGGGGADPLQHHHGLQDSILNPMSANLVDLGS